In the genome of Leucobacter luti, one region contains:
- a CDS encoding amidase family protein: protein MHSFSEAVRRAHADRTRSFVAISAERECTIPEVAGATAGELRGVPFAVKDNIDTRALPTTANTPALLGMGRQRNNPVVARLLAAGAQLVGKTNTHELALGITTSAAAFPATLHPVDPMRSPGGSSGGSAAAVAAGIVPFALGTDTGGSISIPASWCGVFGFRPSTGRWPSRGIVPLSPTRDTVGVIAESAELLELVDRVVCNVPGRRRAAATVSRGGRVGTAVRLGVPLQNSGYTRELDADIHTGWVRAQERLCESGFVELVPVDTSALHRLEASCGTEIEFFEISHALSAYLGGLPIPVSFRDLLDQVARSDVGDLLSESARFATAEPAYASALRRRLKLQSVYTTLMADLGLAGLLYPSVPRVAPRVVGPGRSADPEIFAWGTRNVNPGSVAGHPVVSLPAGRSTNGLPVGISIEGLRSHDRALLALARQVAPVLLADDHVLSRSGGGVHLSLGD, encoded by the coding sequence ATGCACAGCTTTTCGGAAGCGGTTCGTCGTGCGCACGCGGACAGGACTCGCAGCTTTGTCGCGATCTCGGCCGAACGCGAGTGCACGATCCCGGAGGTCGCTGGTGCCACAGCCGGCGAACTGCGTGGTGTCCCGTTCGCGGTGAAAGACAACATCGATACTCGAGCGCTGCCGACAACCGCGAACACGCCAGCTTTGCTCGGGATGGGGCGGCAGCGCAACAACCCGGTCGTTGCGCGACTGCTGGCGGCTGGTGCTCAGCTCGTTGGTAAAACGAACACGCATGAGCTCGCACTCGGAATTACGACGAGTGCTGCCGCTTTTCCCGCGACACTTCACCCAGTGGATCCAATGCGGTCCCCTGGAGGGTCCTCCGGTGGGAGCGCTGCGGCAGTTGCGGCGGGAATCGTGCCCTTCGCGCTCGGCACCGACACCGGTGGGTCGATTTCAATCCCCGCCTCCTGGTGCGGGGTATTTGGCTTTCGCCCGAGCACGGGGCGGTGGCCCTCCAGAGGGATCGTGCCGCTCTCTCCCACTCGTGACACCGTTGGGGTTATTGCCGAGAGCGCTGAGCTCCTCGAACTCGTAGACAGAGTGGTGTGCAACGTGCCTGGGCGACGCCGAGCCGCTGCGACGGTGTCTCGTGGCGGACGCGTCGGTACCGCAGTGCGGCTCGGCGTGCCTCTGCAGAATTCCGGTTACACGCGCGAACTGGATGCGGACATTCACACGGGATGGGTGCGTGCACAGGAACGCTTGTGCGAATCTGGCTTCGTTGAGCTGGTGCCCGTCGACACCTCCGCGCTCCATCGACTCGAAGCATCGTGCGGCACAGAGATCGAGTTCTTTGAGATTTCGCACGCGCTCTCCGCATATCTCGGGGGACTTCCTATCCCGGTGAGCTTTCGGGACCTGCTCGATCAGGTGGCTCGCTCGGACGTCGGGGATCTGCTCAGCGAATCTGCTCGCTTCGCGACAGCGGAGCCTGCGTATGCAAGCGCGCTACGCCGAAGGCTGAAACTGCAGAGTGTGTACACAACCCTCATGGCTGACCTTGGTCTCGCAGGTTTGCTGTACCCCAGCGTGCCCCGTGTGGCCCCGCGAGTTGTCGGCCCAGGTCGCAGCGCGGACCCGGAGATATTTGCGTGGGGCACGAGAAACGTCAATCCCGGTTCCGTAGCAGGCCACCCAGTCGTCTCGCTGCCTGCTGGTCGCTCAACAAACGGACTACCTGTGGGAATCTCGATCGAGGGGCTCCGCTCGCACGACCGCGCATTGCTCGCTCTTGCGCGCCAAGTGGCGCCGGTGTTGCTGGCCGACGACCATGTTCTTTCGCGAAGCGGTGGCGGCGTTCATCTATCGCTTGGTGACTGA
- a CDS encoding cytosine permease has translation MTATTHSQVPTIEDKTIQPIPLDERHGKPRDLFTIWFGSNIMVLTIVTGALGTTVFGLDFWSAVGAVAIGNLLGAIFMALHSAQGPQLGVPQMVQTRGQFGSYGSLLVVIVTVLMYVGFFAANLVLGGQALSTIIPGLPVPAGIIIIGIASVVATIYGYRLIHAYTRILSVVSGLALIVAFILLMTTMGGASEAVAAGGFNWSGFMGTLSVAALWQIAYAPYVSDYSRYLPQGIGSKQAFWTSYWGCVLGATLPMILGALVGAKLLALGMNADNVVEGMGVLMEPLTVLIVGIFSLGVAATNSMNLYCGVLSTLTVVQTFRPKWTPRAGTRAVTAVIIFAVALTLALVGADNFLVYYSNFLALLLYVLVPWTAINLVDYYLLKHGQYRVSDFFRQDGGIYGRFNWVAIGCYILGALVQVPFMVTELYTGPIGAALGGVDISWIVGLLIICPVYFFAQRASERRSPLRELVDAGQ, from the coding sequence ATGACTGCAACGACGCACTCACAAGTTCCCACCATTGAGGACAAAACGATTCAACCGATCCCGCTCGACGAGCGGCACGGCAAACCACGGGATCTCTTCACGATCTGGTTTGGCTCCAACATTATGGTGCTGACCATCGTGACAGGGGCACTTGGCACCACGGTGTTCGGCCTCGATTTCTGGAGCGCAGTCGGGGCAGTCGCCATAGGCAATCTCCTCGGCGCGATCTTTATGGCGCTGCACTCCGCGCAAGGCCCACAGCTCGGGGTGCCCCAGATGGTGCAGACCCGTGGCCAGTTCGGCTCATACGGTTCGCTCCTCGTAGTGATCGTCACCGTGCTCATGTATGTGGGCTTCTTCGCGGCGAACCTGGTGCTCGGCGGGCAGGCGCTCTCGACGATTATCCCCGGGTTGCCCGTTCCCGCCGGGATCATCATCATCGGCATCGCGAGCGTGGTCGCAACGATCTATGGCTACCGACTGATCCACGCATATACGCGGATCCTCAGTGTGGTTTCTGGACTTGCACTGATCGTGGCCTTCATCCTGCTGATGACGACGATGGGCGGTGCCAGCGAGGCAGTTGCCGCTGGCGGATTCAACTGGAGCGGGTTCATGGGCACCCTGTCCGTGGCAGCGCTCTGGCAGATCGCCTACGCGCCCTATGTGTCCGACTACTCGCGCTACCTCCCGCAGGGCATCGGCTCAAAGCAGGCGTTCTGGACCTCGTACTGGGGCTGTGTGCTGGGCGCGACCCTGCCGATGATCCTCGGGGCCCTGGTGGGCGCGAAGCTCCTCGCGCTCGGCATGAACGCCGACAACGTGGTCGAGGGTATGGGCGTGCTCATGGAACCGCTCACCGTCCTGATCGTGGGGATCTTCTCCCTCGGCGTCGCAGCAACGAACTCGATGAACTTGTACTGCGGAGTGCTGTCGACGCTGACGGTTGTGCAGACGTTCCGGCCCAAGTGGACACCGCGGGCTGGTACCCGAGCAGTGACAGCGGTCATTATCTTCGCAGTTGCGCTCACCCTCGCGCTCGTCGGAGCAGACAACTTCCTGGTGTACTACTCCAACTTCCTGGCATTGCTGTTGTACGTGCTCGTGCCGTGGACCGCGATCAACCTCGTTGACTACTACCTGCTGAAGCATGGCCAGTACCGAGTGTCTGATTTCTTCCGGCAGGACGGCGGAATCTATGGCCGCTTCAACTGGGTTGCGATCGGGTGCTACATCCTCGGTGCTCTGGTGCAGGTGCCATTCATGGTGACCGAGCTGTATACCGGGCCCATCGGGGCAGCGCTTGGGGGAGTGGACATCTCCTGGATCGTCGGCTTGCTCATCATTTGTCCGGTCTATTTCTTCGCGCAGCGCGCATCGGAGCGCCGTTCACCGCTTCGCGAGCTCGTCGACGCGGGGCAGTAG
- a CDS encoding SDR family NAD(P)-dependent oxidoreductase, translating to MNGLAQKVAFVTGGGSGIGRQVSLRLAREGARVGVVDLREEAAQAVAEEITAAGGEALVVVADVTSAAQVEAGVAQLNDAFGGVHFVVNCAGVAFGEGGVVECSEAAWDKTMAINVKSIFLTGKYAIPQIIASGGGSIVNIASVFGMVANPDECGYAASKGAVINLTRQMAVQHAQDRVRVNAVLPSDCDTPLIAGLLGVEGAELEAAKAELAAPIPMGRLAQPEEIASGIAFLLSDDAGFITGVSLPIDGGFLTK from the coding sequence ATGAATGGTCTGGCTCAAAAGGTGGCATTCGTCACTGGCGGCGGTTCGGGAATCGGCCGACAGGTCTCGCTGCGACTGGCTCGCGAGGGGGCTCGCGTGGGGGTCGTTGACCTTCGCGAGGAGGCAGCGCAGGCCGTCGCCGAGGAGATTACCGCGGCGGGCGGCGAAGCGCTCGTCGTTGTCGCCGACGTGACCTCGGCCGCGCAGGTCGAAGCCGGTGTGGCACAGCTGAACGATGCGTTCGGCGGCGTGCACTTCGTCGTGAACTGTGCGGGTGTCGCCTTTGGCGAAGGGGGTGTGGTGGAGTGCAGTGAGGCTGCGTGGGACAAGACCATGGCGATCAATGTGAAGAGCATCTTCCTCACCGGCAAGTATGCAATCCCGCAGATCATTGCATCTGGCGGCGGCTCAATCGTGAACATCGCCTCAGTGTTCGGGATGGTCGCGAACCCGGATGAGTGCGGCTACGCCGCGTCGAAGGGCGCTGTGATCAACCTCACCCGTCAGATGGCAGTGCAGCACGCGCAGGATCGGGTCCGCGTGAACGCGGTCCTGCCCTCCGACTGCGATACGCCGCTGATTGCGGGTCTGCTCGGCGTTGAAGGTGCAGAGCTCGAGGCTGCCAAGGCAGAACTCGCAGCCCCGATCCCCATGGGTCGTCTCGCGCAGCCGGAGGAAATTGCTTCCGGGATCGCGTTTCTGCTGTCTGACGATGCCGGCTTCATTACGGGAGTCTCGCTCCCCATTGACGGCGGGTTCCTGACCAAGTAG
- a CDS encoding aldehyde dehydrogenase family protein, whose translation MTRSYAEWQAAAAALQFDGRPVINGARITASSGTTIPKSNPATGEVLSQIHECTEVEVDAAVAAARAAYESGVWSRAGAGFRRERLLELARLIEARADEFALYDTLDMGKPIRESSTIDAPGSAALYRFYGEAIEKQENLIPVTPPGATALVTREALGVVAVIVAWNYPLEIATWKLAPALAAGNAVVVKPPVEASHSTLLLAELALEAGIPAGILNVVPGRGSVVGKALALHEDVDMLAFTGSTEVAKQLQQYAGQSNMKRLALEAGGKSSNLIFADCDDLALAAAKAAFGSFYNQGEVCSANSRIFVERPVYEEFLRLYAAAASAYAPGDPLDPASGTGSLVSEAHADTVWATIENARRDGTIVAGGRRPEIAGSRAFIEPTIVTDVPADHEVHTREIFGPVAVVAPFDTEDEAIARANDTPFGLAASLWTGSLARAHRVSERLVAGTVSVNTVDALGFTTPFGGFKQSGFGRDLSVHALENYTDYKTTWMQWG comes from the coding sequence ATGACCCGCAGCTACGCAGAGTGGCAAGCAGCGGCGGCGGCGCTGCAGTTTGATGGCCGCCCGGTAATCAACGGGGCCCGCATCACGGCGAGCTCTGGCACCACCATTCCGAAGTCGAACCCCGCGACCGGGGAGGTGCTCTCCCAGATCCACGAGTGCACCGAGGTCGAAGTCGATGCTGCCGTCGCCGCGGCACGCGCTGCCTACGAATCGGGGGTGTGGTCGCGTGCTGGCGCTGGGTTCCGGCGCGAACGGCTCCTGGAGCTTGCGCGACTCATCGAGGCGCGGGCCGACGAGTTTGCGCTGTACGACACCCTCGACATGGGAAAGCCGATCCGGGAGTCATCGACGATCGATGCTCCAGGCTCCGCGGCGCTGTATCGGTTCTACGGCGAGGCCATCGAAAAACAGGAGAACCTGATCCCGGTCACCCCTCCCGGGGCGACCGCACTCGTGACGCGCGAGGCGCTCGGAGTGGTTGCGGTGATCGTGGCCTGGAACTATCCGCTCGAAATTGCGACCTGGAAGCTTGCTCCGGCGCTTGCCGCAGGAAACGCAGTGGTCGTCAAGCCTCCGGTTGAGGCGTCCCACTCCACGCTGCTGCTTGCGGAGTTGGCGTTGGAAGCCGGGATCCCCGCCGGCATTCTGAACGTGGTGCCCGGCCGCGGCTCGGTGGTGGGGAAAGCGCTCGCGCTGCACGAAGACGTCGACATGCTCGCGTTCACCGGGTCGACCGAGGTGGCGAAGCAGCTGCAGCAGTACGCTGGCCAGTCGAATATGAAGCGACTCGCGCTGGAGGCGGGAGGGAAGAGCTCGAACCTGATCTTTGCGGACTGCGATGATCTCGCGCTCGCTGCGGCGAAGGCCGCCTTCGGGAGTTTCTACAACCAGGGTGAGGTGTGCTCGGCGAATTCGCGGATCTTCGTGGAGCGGCCGGTGTACGAGGAGTTCTTGCGCCTGTACGCTGCAGCGGCCAGCGCGTACGCTCCTGGTGATCCATTGGACCCCGCGAGCGGCACCGGATCACTGGTCTCCGAAGCGCACGCCGACACGGTGTGGGCGACGATTGAAAACGCCCGCAGGGACGGCACCATTGTTGCGGGCGGGAGGCGGCCAGAGATTGCTGGTTCCCGCGCCTTCATCGAGCCAACAATCGTCACGGATGTGCCTGCTGACCACGAGGTTCACACGCGTGAGATTTTCGGTCCGGTTGCCGTTGTGGCCCCGTTTGACACCGAGGACGAAGCGATCGCGCGTGCAAACGACACTCCGTTCGGGCTCGCCGCATCGCTGTGGACTGGGAGCCTCGCGCGTGCGCACCGCGTATCGGAGCGCCTCGTCGCAGGCACAGTGTCGGTAAACACGGTCGATGCGCTCGGCTTCACGACGCCGTTTGGCGGGTTCAAGCAGTCCGGGTTCGGGCGAGATCTCTCGGTCCACGCGCTCGAAAACTATACGGATTACAAGACGACTTGGATGCAGTGGGGCTGA
- a CDS encoding M20 family metallopeptidase, with the protein MNERLPPDDLKVRIADRVRAIDPELCALSNQLHADPEIGWQEHRSAAVVATALAPHGFTIEQPYLGLETAFRAVRLPRGAHRFTVGFLAEYDALPGLGHACGHNLISAMSVGGAIALAAVADDLGLAVEVIGTPAEEGGGGKIVLLERGAFTELDFALMAHPAPVDVAEARPFAVTHWHVQYDGTAAHAAAYPERGVNANDAFLIAQLAIGLLRQQLPAGVRVHGVQTRGGEAPNAIPERTEGRWYVRAETTAQLLELEERVRKCFEAGALATGATLTITPESERYAEMRTDEDALDRYRENARALGRNFDVDPASATMNRASTDMGNVSQVVNAIHPYIGVGGGASNHQPDFAAACVGPAAEQTLRDGATALAWTALDVTRNRSGVLRSSAAIPHD; encoded by the coding sequence ATGAATGAACGACTGCCACCCGACGACTTGAAGGTGCGGATCGCTGACCGAGTACGCGCGATTGATCCTGAGCTGTGTGCACTGTCGAATCAACTGCACGCAGACCCTGAGATTGGGTGGCAAGAGCACCGCTCCGCCGCGGTTGTCGCGACTGCGCTTGCACCACACGGTTTCACAATTGAGCAGCCCTATCTGGGCCTTGAGACCGCGTTTCGTGCCGTGCGGCTGCCGCGAGGTGCGCACCGCTTTACCGTAGGTTTCCTCGCCGAATACGATGCGCTGCCCGGGCTCGGGCACGCGTGTGGGCACAACCTTATCTCGGCGATGTCCGTTGGCGGCGCCATTGCGCTCGCCGCAGTGGCGGATGATCTCGGCCTCGCAGTTGAGGTTATTGGGACCCCGGCGGAGGAGGGCGGCGGCGGCAAGATCGTGCTGCTCGAGCGCGGGGCGTTCACCGAACTGGATTTCGCGCTGATGGCGCACCCCGCACCGGTGGATGTGGCAGAAGCGCGGCCGTTCGCGGTGACGCACTGGCACGTGCAGTACGACGGCACGGCGGCCCACGCTGCCGCGTATCCGGAGCGCGGGGTCAACGCGAACGATGCGTTCCTCATCGCGCAGCTCGCGATCGGTCTGCTGCGTCAGCAGCTCCCCGCCGGCGTACGTGTGCACGGCGTGCAGACCAGGGGCGGGGAGGCGCCGAACGCGATCCCGGAGCGCACGGAGGGCCGCTGGTATGTGCGGGCCGAGACCACGGCGCAGCTACTGGAACTGGAGGAGCGGGTGCGGAAGTGCTTCGAGGCTGGTGCGCTCGCGACGGGCGCCACGCTCACGATCACACCGGAGAGTGAGCGCTACGCGGAGATGCGCACAGACGAGGACGCGCTGGATCGCTACCGCGAAAACGCGCGCGCGCTCGGCCGCAACTTCGACGTCGATCCGGCTTCCGCGACGATGAACCGGGCGTCCACCGACATGGGCAATGTGTCTCAGGTGGTCAACGCGATCCATCCCTACATCGGCGTTGGCGGGGGTGCGAGCAATCACCAGCCAGATTTCGCGGCGGCATGCGTGGGACCTGCGGCAGAGCAGACCCTCAGAGACGGCGCAACGGCGCTTGCGTGGACCGCGCTGGACGTCACCCGAAACCGCAGCGGGGTGCTGCGCTCAAGCGCTGCGATCCCACACGATTGA
- a CDS encoding DUF1028 domain-containing protein, translating to MTFSLILRDPVSGEFGSVISSSSPAVAARCVHLADGIGGAHSQNVTDPRLGGALIEALREGATAQGAVDAVVAGADPETIQYRQLLALDAGGRAAVYSGGRALGVFGSASRENAVAGGNMLASLEVLDALVDTALAAPGRIEERLFAALQAAMEAGGEAGPVHSAGLAVVGSAGWRVTDLRVDWSEDPIEELGRVLTEWLPQRDDYISRGLNPAAAPTYGVPGDE from the coding sequence ATGACATTTTCCTTGATCCTGCGGGATCCCGTGAGCGGTGAGTTCGGGTCGGTGATCTCCTCATCGTCGCCCGCCGTCGCTGCGCGCTGCGTGCACCTCGCGGACGGGATCGGGGGTGCGCACTCGCAGAACGTGACCGATCCGCGCCTGGGCGGTGCTCTGATTGAGGCACTGCGGGAAGGCGCGACCGCGCAGGGGGCCGTAGACGCAGTGGTGGCTGGCGCTGATCCCGAGACGATCCAGTACCGGCAACTGCTGGCGCTCGACGCCGGAGGCCGCGCTGCGGTGTACTCCGGCGGCCGCGCACTCGGGGTTTTCGGGTCCGCCAGTCGCGAGAATGCGGTGGCCGGAGGCAATATGCTCGCGAGCCTCGAAGTGCTCGACGCGCTCGTGGACACTGCCCTCGCAGCCCCTGGCCGAATCGAGGAGCGCCTCTTTGCTGCACTGCAGGCGGCGATGGAAGCAGGCGGCGAGGCGGGTCCCGTCCATTCTGCGGGTCTCGCAGTGGTCGGCAGCGCCGGCTGGCGCGTCACCGATCTGCGTGTTGACTGGTCGGAGGATCCGATCGAAGAGCTCGGACGTGTGCTCACCGAGTGGCTGCCGCAGCGTGATGACTACATCAGCCGCGGGCTCAACCCGGCGGCGGCTCCGACGTACGGGGTGCCCGGCGATGAATGA
- a CDS encoding RidA family protein, with product MTATTHLRLRKFNTQETYPEQHLDNDLCQAVVANGVVYLRGQIGQDLETRESVGIGDVVAQTEQAMQNISMLLDEAGSSLRDIVKVTIYIIDPRYREDVYRTVGKWLKGVYPVSTGLVVQALARPEWLVEIDATAVLSDGGAA from the coding sequence GTGACAGCGACGACGCACCTCCGCCTGCGGAAATTCAACACCCAGGAAACCTACCCTGAGCAACACCTCGACAATGACCTCTGCCAGGCCGTCGTGGCGAACGGGGTGGTGTACCTGCGTGGGCAGATCGGGCAGGACCTGGAGACGCGTGAGTCCGTCGGGATCGGTGACGTCGTGGCGCAAACTGAGCAGGCTATGCAGAACATCTCGATGCTGCTGGACGAAGCGGGCAGCAGTCTCAGAGACATCGTCAAAGTCACCATCTACATCATCGACCCGCGCTACCGCGAGGATGTCTACCGAACCGTCGGCAAATGGCTCAAGGGCGTGTACCCAGTTTCCACCGGACTCGTGGTGCAGGCGCTCGCGCGGCCAGAATGGCTCGTCGAGATCGACGCAACCGCGGTGCTGAGCGATGGCGGTGCGGCATGA
- a CDS encoding LysR family transcriptional regulator: protein MVHRFSITLTQLSYFTECAKTLNMTAASQELHVAQSAVSTAISHLERSLGAALFIRQHSKGLILTAAGEALLRDTHRLFGLLSDTIETIQADQEEVRGAITIACFHTLTPFVLPQLLRLLQERHPNLTVEVVEGDSEENLAALRGGRAEIAIGYDLTAPDGIEQEFIAAVPPHVILHTDHPLAQRGSVALAELAADPLVLLDLPDSREYFQRMLQEAGITPHVKYRTKNYEAVRSLVAMGCGFSILNQRPRIEETYTGSRTVIVEISDDVRALHVTVSSLAQVERTARARAVATAVRELLTPTDPASDM from the coding sequence ATGGTGCACCGCTTCTCGATCACTCTTACCCAGCTCAGCTATTTCACCGAGTGCGCGAAGACGCTCAATATGACGGCTGCGAGCCAGGAACTGCACGTCGCTCAGTCGGCAGTATCCACGGCAATATCCCACCTGGAGCGCTCGCTCGGCGCTGCGCTCTTTATCCGTCAGCACTCGAAGGGGCTCATCCTCACCGCGGCCGGTGAGGCGCTCTTGCGCGACACCCACCGGCTGTTCGGTCTGCTCTCCGACACGATTGAGACGATCCAGGCGGATCAAGAAGAGGTGCGCGGCGCCATCACCATCGCCTGTTTCCACACGCTCACTCCGTTCGTGCTGCCTCAGCTCCTCAGACTGCTGCAGGAGCGCCATCCCAACCTCACCGTTGAAGTAGTGGAGGGCGACTCCGAGGAGAACCTCGCAGCCCTCCGCGGCGGCCGCGCCGAAATCGCGATCGGCTATGACCTCACGGCGCCAGACGGTATCGAGCAGGAGTTCATCGCCGCTGTGCCTCCGCACGTGATCCTGCACACTGATCACCCCCTCGCACAGCGCGGGTCCGTGGCGCTCGCAGAGCTTGCTGCAGATCCGCTCGTACTGCTCGATCTCCCGGACAGCCGCGAGTATTTCCAGCGCATGCTCCAGGAGGCCGGGATCACGCCACACGTGAAGTACCGCACGAAGAACTACGAGGCGGTGCGCTCGCTCGTAGCGATGGGATGTGGCTTTTCGATTCTGAACCAGCGCCCGCGCATTGAGGAGACCTACACAGGGAGCCGCACGGTGATCGTCGAGATCAGTGACGATGTGCGGGCACTGCACGTGACGGTCTCTTCACTCGCGCAGGTGGAGCGGACCGCGCGAGCGCGGGCCGTCGCAACAGCGGTGCGGGAGCTGCTGACTCCGACAGACCCAGCCTCCGATATGTGA